The following proteins come from a genomic window of Musa acuminata AAA Group cultivar baxijiao chromosome BXJ1-7, Cavendish_Baxijiao_AAA, whole genome shotgun sequence:
- the LOC135585006 gene encoding metal tolerance protein 1-like isoform X1 yields MEAQSSHSSQIIDINLDLPGDEPSINRNKICSGSACGFSDSRSNSKDAQERFTSMRKLLIAVVLCIIFMSVEVVGGIKANSLAILTDATHLLSDVAAFAISLFSIWASGWEATPRQSYGFFRIEILGALVSIQLIWLLTGILVFEAIARLLHDTGEVQGVLMFIVSAFGLVVNIVMAVLLGHDHGHGHGHGGHDHGHGSHGDGHDEHGHVHSHVNHGHTHHHDDHDHDHEHDAEHGHSHATGHNHAEDSRNKEHLKPLLHQSEEAPASREDAKEKTRNINVHSAYLHVLGDSVQSIGVMIGGAIIWWKPEWKIIDMLCTLVFSVIVLVTTIKMLRDILEVLMESTPRQIDATKLEQGLCQLDGVVAIHELHIWAITVGKVLLACHVTITQEADADLVLDMVIGYIKREYNISHVTIQIERQ; encoded by the coding sequence ATGGAAGCACAGAGTTCCCATTCCTCGCAGATCATTGATATTAATTTAGATTTGCCAGGGGATGAACCTAGCATAAACCGTAACAAGATATGCAGTGGCAGTGCATGTGGTTTCTCTGATTCCCGATCAAACTCAAAAGATGCCCAAGAGAGATTCACTTCTATGCGCAAGCTACTAATAGCTGTTGTCCTATGCATCATTTTCATGTCCGTTGAAGTTGTTGGAGGTATTAAAGCAAACAGTCTTGCAATTCTGACTGATGCGACACATCTCCTCTCCGATGTTGCTGCTTTTGCCATCTCATTATTCTCCATATGGGCATCAGGATGGGAAGCAACACCACGTCAATCTTATGGCTTCTTCCGTATAGAAATTCTTGGAGCTCTGGTGTCTATCCAGCTTATTTGGCTCTTAACTGGCATCCTAGTTTTTGAAGCTATTGCAAGATTGCTCCATGACACAGGTGAAGTGCAAGGTGTCTTGATGTTTATTGTATCAGCCTTTGGTTTGGTTGTTAATATTGTTATGGCTGTCTTGCTTGGACATGACCATGGCCATGGCCACGGCCATGGTGGGCATGATCATGGTCATGGCAGCCATGGTGATGGTCATGATGAGCATGGCCATGTTCACAGTCATGTAAACCATGGTCACACTCATCATCATGATGATCACGATCATGATCACGAACATGATGCAGAGCATGGTCATAGCCATGCCACTGGCCACAATCATGCAGAGGATTCCAGAAACAAGGAACATCTTAAACCTCTGCTGCACCAATCTGAAGAAGCCCCAGCCAGCAGAGAAGATGCTAAAGAGAAAACAAGAAACATTAATGTGCATAGTGCCTATCTCCACGTCCTTGGTGACTCCGTCCAGAGCATAGGCGTGATGATCGGAGGGGCAATAATATGGTGGAAGCCTGAATGGAAGATAATCGATATGTTATGCACGCTTGTCTTTTCCGTCATCGTTCTGGTAACAACGATCAAGATGCTTAGGGACATACTTGAGGTCTTGATGGAGAGCACCCCACGGCAAATCGACGCAACCAAACTTGAACAGGGGCTTTGTCAGTTGGATGGTGTTGTGGCCATTCATGAGCTGCACATATGGGCAATCACTGTAGGGAAGGTTCTTCTAGCATGCCATGTGACGATCACTCAAGAAGCAGATGCTGATCTTGTACTCGATATGGTGATTGGGTATATCAAAAGGGAGTATAACATCAGTCACGTAACCATCCAAATAGAACGGCAATAG
- the LOC135585006 gene encoding metal tolerance protein 1-like isoform X2, translating to MEAQSSHSSQIIDINLDLPGDEPSINRNKICSGSACGFSDSRSNSKDAQERFTSMRKLLIAVVLCIIFMSVEVVGGWEATPRQSYGFFRIEILGALVSIQLIWLLTGILVFEAIARLLHDTGEVQGVLMFIVSAFGLVVNIVMAVLLGHDHGHGHGHGGHDHGHGSHGDGHDEHGHVHSHVNHGHTHHHDDHDHDHEHDAEHGHSHATGHNHAEDSRNKEHLKPLLHQSEEAPASREDAKEKTRNINVHSAYLHVLGDSVQSIGVMIGGAIIWWKPEWKIIDMLCTLVFSVIVLVTTIKMLRDILEVLMESTPRQIDATKLEQGLCQLDGVVAIHELHIWAITVGKVLLACHVTITQEADADLVLDMVIGYIKREYNISHVTIQIERQ from the exons ATGGAAGCACAGAGTTCCCATTCCTCGCAGATCATTGATATTAATTTAGATTTGCCAGGGGATGAACCTAGCATAAACCGTAACAAGATATGCAGTGGCAGTGCATGTGGTTTCTCTGATTCCCGATCAAACTCAAAAGATGCCCAAGAGAGATTCACTTCTATGCGCAAGCTACTAATAGCTGTTGTCCTATGCATCATTTTCATGTCCGTTGAAGTTGTTGGAG GATGGGAAGCAACACCACGTCAATCTTATGGCTTCTTCCGTATAGAAATTCTTGGAGCTCTGGTGTCTATCCAGCTTATTTGGCTCTTAACTGGCATCCTAGTTTTTGAAGCTATTGCAAGATTGCTCCATGACACAGGTGAAGTGCAAGGTGTCTTGATGTTTATTGTATCAGCCTTTGGTTTGGTTGTTAATATTGTTATGGCTGTCTTGCTTGGACATGACCATGGCCATGGCCACGGCCATGGTGGGCATGATCATGGTCATGGCAGCCATGGTGATGGTCATGATGAGCATGGCCATGTTCACAGTCATGTAAACCATGGTCACACTCATCATCATGATGATCACGATCATGATCACGAACATGATGCAGAGCATGGTCATAGCCATGCCACTGGCCACAATCATGCAGAGGATTCCAGAAACAAGGAACATCTTAAACCTCTGCTGCACCAATCTGAAGAAGCCCCAGCCAGCAGAGAAGATGCTAAAGAGAAAACAAGAAACATTAATGTGCATAGTGCCTATCTCCACGTCCTTGGTGACTCCGTCCAGAGCATAGGCGTGATGATCGGAGGGGCAATAATATGGTGGAAGCCTGAATGGAAGATAATCGATATGTTATGCACGCTTGTCTTTTCCGTCATCGTTCTGGTAACAACGATCAAGATGCTTAGGGACATACTTGAGGTCTTGATGGAGAGCACCCCACGGCAAATCGACGCAACCAAACTTGAACAGGGGCTTTGTCAGTTGGATGGTGTTGTGGCCATTCATGAGCTGCACATATGGGCAATCACTGTAGGGAAGGTTCTTCTAGCATGCCATGTGACGATCACTCAAGAAGCAGATGCTGATCTTGTACTCGATATGGTGATTGGGTATATCAAAAGGGAGTATAACATCAGTCACGTAACCATCCAAATAGAACGGCAATAG